The following are encoded together in the Citrobacter arsenatis genome:
- the fabR gene encoding HTH-type transcriptional repressor FabR: MMGVRAQQKEKTRRSLVEAAFSQLSAERSFASLSLREVAREAGIAPTSFYRHFRDVDELGLTMVDESGLMLRQLMRQARQRIAKGGSVIRTSVSTFMEFIGNNPNAFRLLLRERSGTSAAFRAAVAREIQHFIAELADYLELENHMPRAFTEAQAEAMVTIVFSAGAEALDVGAEQRRQLEERLVLQLRMIAKGAFYWYRREQEKMTHHSE; encoded by the coding sequence GTGATGGGCGTTAGAGCGCAACAAAAAGAAAAAACCCGGCGTTCGCTGGTAGAAGCCGCATTTAGTCAACTGAGCGCTGAGCGTAGTTTTGCCAGTCTTAGTTTACGTGAAGTTGCTCGTGAAGCGGGCATTGCGCCAACCTCGTTTTATCGCCATTTCCGCGATGTGGATGAACTCGGCCTGACGATGGTGGACGAGAGCGGTTTGATGCTGCGTCAGTTGATGCGCCAGGCGCGTCAGCGTATCGCTAAGGGCGGGAGTGTGATCCGCACCTCGGTCTCGACATTTATGGAGTTCATCGGCAACAATCCCAACGCCTTCCGTTTATTATTGCGCGAGCGTTCGGGTACCTCCGCGGCGTTTCGTGCAGCGGTCGCACGTGAAATTCAGCACTTCATTGCGGAACTTGCGGACTATCTGGAACTCGAAAACCATATGCCTCGTGCGTTTACTGAAGCGCAAGCCGAAGCCATGGTAACCATTGTGTTCAGCGCCGGGGCTGAAGCACTGGATGTTGGCGCCGAACAGCGTCGACAGCTGGAAGAGCGGCTGGTATTGCAACTGCGCATGATCGCCAAAGGCGCATTTTATTGGTACCGCCGTGAACAAGAGAAGATGACGCACCACTCCGAGTAA
- the murI gene encoding glutamate racemase, whose protein sequence is MATQLQGGNTPCLAATPSDPRPTVLVFDSGVGGLSVYDEIRRLLPDLHYIYAFDNVAFPYGEKSEEFIVERVVEIVTAVQQRYPLSLAVIACNTASTVSLPALREKFAFPVVGVVPAIKPAARLTANGVVGLLATRATVKRSYTHELIARFANECQIAMLGSAELVELAEAKLHGETVSLEELRRILRPWLRMSEPPDTVVLGCTHFPLLQEELLQVLPEGTRLVDSGAAIARRTAWLLEHEAPDAKSTDENVAFCMAMTTEAEQLLPVLQRYGFKTLEKLAV, encoded by the coding sequence ATGGCTACGCAACTGCAGGGCGGGAATACACCTTGTCTGGCAGCTACACCTTCTGATCCACGCCCCACCGTGCTGGTGTTTGATTCCGGCGTCGGTGGGTTGTCGGTCTATGATGAGATTCGGCGTCTTCTGCCGGATCTCCACTATATTTATGCCTTCGACAACGTCGCCTTTCCTTATGGAGAGAAGAGCGAGGAGTTTATTGTCGAGCGTGTTGTTGAGATTGTAACTGCGGTCCAGCAGCGCTATCCCCTCTCTCTTGCGGTCATCGCGTGTAACACAGCAAGCACAGTGTCGCTCCCTGCGTTACGTGAGAAATTCGCCTTCCCCGTTGTGGGCGTGGTGCCTGCTATTAAGCCGGCGGCGCGACTCACGGCCAATGGCGTTGTGGGTCTGCTGGCTACGCGTGCAACGGTGAAACGCTCTTATACCCATGAGTTGATTGCGCGGTTTGCTAACGAGTGTCAGATAGCGATGTTGGGTTCCGCCGAGCTGGTGGAACTGGCGGAAGCGAAGCTGCATGGTGAAACGGTTTCTCTGGAAGAGCTGCGACGTATTCTACGTCCATGGCTGCGGATGTCGGAACCACCCGACACGGTGGTACTAGGATGCACCCATTTCCCTCTATTACAGGAAGAGCTTTTACAGGTCCTGCCAGAGGGGACGCGACTGGTGGATTCTGGTGCTGCGATTGCGCGTCGCACGGCCTGGTTATTAGAACACGAAGCGCCAGACGCGAAATCAACCGACGAGAATGTCGCATTCTGTATGGCAATGACGACAGAAGCCGAACAATTATTGCCCGTGCTACAGCGTTATGGCTTCAAAACGCTCGAAAAACTGGCTGTTTAG
- the btuB gene encoding TonB-dependent vitamin B12 receptor BtuB has translation MIKKSLLCTALSVTAFSGWAQDASPDTLVVTANRFQQPRSAVLAPITIVTRQDIDRWQSTSVNDVLRRLPGVDIAQYGGTGQNSSISIRGTNASHVLVLIDGVRLNLAGVSGAADLSQFPVSLVQRIEYIRGPRSAVYGSDAIGGVVNIITTRDKPGTELTAGVGSNGYQNYDVSTQQQLGENTRVTLMGDYAYTKGFDVVAYGSTGEQAQPDKDGFLSKTLYGALEHNFSDTWSGFVRGYGYDNRTDYDAYYYPGTPLVDTRQLYSQSWDAGLRFNGELIQSQLVSSYSHSKDYNYDPDYGRYDSSATLDEMKQYNVQWSNSMVLGHGNVGAGVDWQKQTTEPGTGYVTDGYDQRNTGLYLTGLQQLGDFTFEGAARSDDNSQFGRHGTWQTSAGWEFVEGYRFIASYGTSYKAPNLGQLYGMYGNSNLDPEESKQWEGAFEGLTADVNWRLSGYRNDIDDMIDYNPHTKKYYNEGKVRIKGVEATANFDTGPLAHTLSYDYVDARNAITDKPLARRSKQQVKYQLDWQIYDFDWGLTYQYLGTRYDKDFVTNQPVKMGGISLWDLTVAYPITSQLTVRGKIANLFDKDYETVYGYATAGREYTLSGSYTF, from the coding sequence ATGATTAAAAAATCGTTGCTGTGCACGGCGCTATCCGTCACGGCATTTTCTGGTTGGGCGCAGGATGCTAGCCCCGATACTCTCGTCGTCACTGCCAACCGTTTTCAGCAGCCTCGTAGCGCAGTACTTGCTCCTATCACCATTGTTACGCGCCAGGATATCGATCGCTGGCAATCCACCTCCGTGAATGATGTGCTTCGTCGCCTGCCGGGCGTCGATATCGCCCAATACGGTGGTACGGGACAAAATTCGTCTATTTCTATTCGCGGCACCAACGCCAGCCATGTTCTGGTGCTGATTGACGGTGTGCGTCTGAACCTGGCAGGGGTTAGCGGTGCAGCCGATCTTAGCCAGTTCCCTGTCTCGTTAGTACAACGTATCGAATACATTCGCGGGCCGCGTTCGGCAGTTTATGGTTCTGATGCGATTGGCGGTGTGGTGAATATCATTACCACACGCGATAAGCCAGGGACGGAACTGACTGCCGGCGTGGGTAGCAATGGGTATCAGAATTACGATGTCTCAACCCAACAACAGCTTGGCGAAAATACGCGCGTCACGTTGATGGGCGATTATGCCTATACCAAAGGCTTTGATGTTGTCGCCTACGGTAGTACTGGTGAGCAAGCGCAGCCCGACAAGGACGGTTTTTTAAGTAAGACGCTGTACGGCGCGCTGGAACATAACTTTTCCGATACATGGAGCGGGTTTGTCCGCGGCTACGGTTACGATAACCGAACAGATTATGACGCGTATTATTATCCGGGGACGCCGTTAGTGGATACCCGTCAGCTCTACAGTCAAAGCTGGGATGCCGGGCTGCGCTTTAATGGCGAGCTGATCCAGTCGCAACTGGTTTCCAGCTATAGCCATAGTAAAGATTACAACTATGATCCGGATTATGGCCGCTATGACTCCTCGGCCACACTGGATGAAATGAAGCAATATAACGTTCAGTGGTCCAACAGTATGGTGCTTGGTCACGGTAACGTAGGCGCAGGCGTAGACTGGCAAAAGCAAACTACGGAGCCTGGTACCGGATATGTTACCGATGGCTACGACCAGCGGAATACCGGTCTTTATTTGACAGGATTGCAGCAACTGGGTGATTTCACCTTCGAAGGCGCGGCACGTAGTGATGACAATTCCCAATTTGGTCGCCATGGTACATGGCAAACCAGCGCCGGATGGGAGTTTGTCGAAGGTTATCGCTTTATCGCCTCCTACGGTACTTCTTATAAGGCACCTAATCTGGGACAACTTTATGGAATGTACGGGAATTCCAACCTGGATCCTGAAGAGAGCAAACAGTGGGAAGGGGCATTTGAAGGGCTAACTGCGGATGTGAATTGGCGTTTGTCAGGGTATCGCAACGATATTGATGACATGATCGATTACAACCCCCACACCAAAAAATACTACAACGAAGGCAAGGTACGTATTAAAGGTGTTGAGGCTACTGCAAACTTCGATACCGGGCCATTAGCACACACCCTGAGCTACGATTACGTTGATGCACGTAATGCGATTACCGATAAGCCGCTCGCTCGTCGTTCAAAGCAGCAGGTGAAGTATCAACTTGACTGGCAGATTTATGATTTTGACTGGGGCTTAACGTATCAGTATCTGGGAACGCGATACGACAAGGATTTCGTCACTAATCAGCCGGTAAAAATGGGTGGGATAAGCCTGTGGGATCTGACTGTGGCATATCCAATCACCTCACAGCTAACTGTTCGTGGTAAAATAGCCAACCTGTTCGATAAAGATTACGAGACAGTTTATGGCTACGCAACTGCAGGGCGGGAATACACCTTGTCTGGCAGCTACACCTTCTGA
- a CDS encoding YijD family membrane protein yields MKQSGQDKGTLLLALVAGLSINGTFAALFSSIVPFSVFPIISLVLTVYCLHQRYQNRTMPVGLPGLAAACFILGVLLYSTVVRAEYPDIGSNFFPAVLSVILVFWIGFKVRNRKQEIAE; encoded by the coding sequence ATGAAACAGTCAGGTCAAGATAAAGGTACGCTGCTGCTGGCGCTGGTTGCTGGCTTATCGATCAATGGTACATTTGCGGCGCTGTTTAGCTCCATTGTGCCATTCTCCGTATTCCCGATTATTTCGCTGGTGCTGACGGTTTATTGTCTGCATCAACGCTATCAGAACCGCACCATGCCTGTGGGATTACCGGGCCTGGCCGCCGCCTGTTTTATTCTTGGTGTTTTGTTGTACAGCACCGTGGTTCGCGCTGAATATCCGGATATTGGTTCTAACTTCTTCCCGGCGGTACTGTCGGTGATTCTGGTGTTCTGGATCGGTTTTAAGGTGCGTAACCGTAAGCAGGAAATAGCGGAGTAA
- the sthA gene encoding Si-specific NAD(P)(+) transhydrogenase, protein MSHSYDYDAIVIGSGPGGEGAAMGLVKQGARVAVIERYHNVGGGCTHWGTIPSKALRHAVSRIIEFNQNPLYSDHSRLLRSSFADILNHADNVINQQTRMRQGFYERNHCEILQGNARFVDEHTIALECHDGTVETLTADKFVIACGSRPYHPVDVDFSHPRVYDSDSILSLHHEPRHVLIYGAGVIGCEYASIFRGMDVKVDLINTRDRLLAFLDQEMSDSLSYHFWNSGVVIRHNEEYEKIEGCDDGVIMHLKSGKKLKADCLLYANGRTGNTDSLALENIGLKTDSRGQLKVNSMYQTALPHVYAVGDVIGYPSLASAAYDQGRIAAQALVKGEATAHLIEDIPTGIYTIPEISSVGKTEQQLTAMKVPYEVGRAQFKHLARAQIVGMSVGTLKILFHRETKEILGIHCFGERAAEIIHIGQAIMEQKGGGNTIEYFVNTTFNYPTMAEAYRVAALNGLNRLF, encoded by the coding sequence ATGTCACATTCCTACGATTACGATGCAATAGTAATAGGCTCCGGTCCCGGCGGCGAAGGCGCTGCAATGGGTCTGGTTAAGCAAGGAGCGCGCGTCGCGGTGATTGAGCGCTATCATAACGTCGGCGGGGGCTGTACCCATTGGGGCACCATCCCGTCGAAAGCCCTCCGCCACGCCGTCAGCCGTATAATTGAATTCAATCAGAACCCACTTTATAGCGACCACTCCCGACTCCTTCGTTCTTCCTTCGCCGATATTCTCAACCACGCTGATAACGTTATTAATCAGCAAACGCGTATGCGGCAAGGATTTTACGAGCGTAACCACTGTGAAATTTTGCAGGGAAATGCCCGTTTTGTAGATGAACACACAATCGCCCTGGAATGCCACGACGGCACGGTGGAAACGCTGACCGCAGACAAGTTCGTTATCGCCTGTGGTTCACGCCCATATCACCCGGTTGACGTCGATTTTTCCCATCCCCGGGTGTATGACAGCGACTCTATCCTGAGCCTGCACCACGAACCCCGCCATGTTTTGATTTATGGCGCGGGGGTAATTGGCTGCGAATATGCGTCGATCTTCCGTGGAATGGACGTCAAAGTCGATTTAATCAACACCCGCGATCGTCTGCTGGCGTTTCTCGATCAAGAGATGTCCGATTCGCTCTCTTATCACTTCTGGAACAGCGGTGTGGTCATTCGCCACAACGAAGAGTACGAGAAGATTGAAGGTTGCGATGACGGCGTCATCATGCACCTGAAATCCGGCAAGAAACTGAAGGCCGACTGCCTGTTGTACGCCAATGGCCGTACCGGTAATACCGATTCGCTGGCGCTGGAAAACATTGGTCTGAAAACCGACAGCCGCGGGCAGTTGAAGGTCAACAGCATGTACCAGACGGCGCTGCCGCACGTGTATGCCGTAGGCGATGTGATCGGCTATCCGAGCCTGGCATCGGCGGCCTATGATCAGGGACGCATTGCCGCCCAGGCGCTGGTAAAAGGTGAAGCGACCGCGCATCTGATCGAAGATATCCCGACCGGGATTTATACCATTCCTGAAATCAGCTCCGTTGGTAAAACCGAACAGCAGCTCACGGCAATGAAAGTTCCTTACGAGGTTGGCCGCGCCCAGTTTAAACATCTGGCACGTGCGCAAATCGTGGGTATGAGTGTCGGAACATTAAAGATCCTGTTCCATCGCGAAACGAAAGAGATTTTGGGGATCCACTGCTTTGGGGAACGCGCGGCCGAAATTATTCACATCGGTCAGGCGATAATGGAGCAAAAAGGTGGTGGTAACACCATCGAATACTTCGTTAACACCACCTTTAACTACCCAACCATGGCGGAAGCCTATCGGGTAGCGGCGCTAAATGGCTTAAACCGCCTGTTTTAA
- the trmA gene encoding tRNA (uridine(54)-C5)-methyltransferase TrmA, producing the protein MTPEHLPTEQYDAQLAEKVVRLQSLMTPFYAQAPEVFRSPVSHYRMRAEFRLWHDGDDLYHIMFDSQTKNRIRVDSFPAASELINTLMTAMIDGVRNNHILRHKLFQIDYLTTLSDQAVVSMLYHKKLDDEWRQEAEALRDALRAQNLNVHLIGRATKTKIELDQDYIDERLPVAGKEIIYRQVENSFTQPNAAMNIQMLEWAIDVTRGSKGDLLELYCGNGNFSLALAQNFNRVLATEIAKPSVAAAQYNIAANHIDNVQIIRMAAEEFTQAMNGVREFNRLQGIDLKSYQCETIFVDPPRSGLDYETEKMVQAYPRILYISCNPETLCKNLETLSQTHNVSRLALFDQFPYTHHMECGVLLTKK; encoded by the coding sequence ATGACCCCCGAACACCTTCCGACAGAACAGTACGACGCCCAGTTAGCTGAGAAAGTAGTGCGTCTGCAGAGCTTAATGACGCCATTTTATGCACAGGCTCCGGAAGTGTTTCGCTCACCGGTCAGCCACTACCGTATGCGTGCCGAATTTCGTCTGTGGCATGACGGTGACGATTTGTACCACATCATGTTCGACAGCCAGACCAAAAACCGCATTCGTGTCGACAGTTTCCCGGCGGCCAGCGAGCTTATCAACACGCTGATGACGGCAATGATCGACGGCGTTCGCAATAACCACATCCTGCGCCACAAACTGTTCCAGATTGATTACCTCACCACCCTGAGCGATCAAGCGGTCGTCTCGATGCTGTACCATAAAAAGCTGGATGATGAATGGCGTCAGGAAGCCGAAGCACTACGGGACGCGTTGCGTGCGCAAAACCTGAACGTGCATCTGATTGGCCGGGCAACCAAGACCAAAATCGAGCTGGACCAGGACTATATTGACGAACGTTTGCCGGTTGCCGGAAAAGAGATTATTTACCGCCAGGTAGAAAACAGCTTCACCCAGCCCAATGCCGCGATGAATATTCAGATGCTGGAATGGGCGATAGATGTCACCAGAGGATCAAAAGGCGACCTGCTTGAGCTGTACTGCGGCAATGGCAATTTCTCGTTAGCCCTGGCACAAAACTTCAACCGCGTACTGGCCACTGAAATCGCCAAGCCATCCGTAGCGGCTGCACAGTACAACATTGCGGCTAACCATATTGATAACGTACAAATTATCCGCATGGCGGCCGAAGAGTTTACTCAGGCGATGAACGGGGTTCGCGAATTTAACCGCTTGCAGGGAATCGATCTGAAGAGTTACCAGTGTGAAACCATTTTCGTTGACCCGCCGCGCAGCGGTCTGGACTACGAAACGGAGAAAATGGTGCAGGCGTATCCACGTATTTTGTACATCTCCTGCAATCCGGAGACGTTGTGTAAGAACCTGGAAACGTTAAGCCAGACGCACAATGTTTCACGTCTGGCGCTGTTCGATCAGTTCCCGTATACGCACCATATGGAGTGCGGAGTGCTGTTAACGAAGAAGTAA